In Aspergillus oryzae RIB40 DNA, chromosome 6, one genomic interval encodes:
- a CDS encoding cation-transporting P-type ATPase PCA1 (cation transport ATPase) has translation MVCESDPRNTCSSGCCGEQDKGIKTRDASVPHTSDRGPTESRGSTEKLQEEDPNKPSCCKDKPSPCCDVSCLDRIALRECHKEQILSSNEASPTPDSQLPNSRWKTMRAAPSFGADQESCCAPPRRFSLGKDRRSADSCCAGSITRPKTHHSASIEGRGESCSSGCCGPPKAPTVVKQCPSTSKGKAADSGSSCSKPETPESTGGHTSVTNGEFRNIITYSKGCCDKPNMFLVPTAEQCSSPEKGNSCRRACSPSCRSKSKQASSAWSGEKPDKPACSSPCGSKPEVPSNTFPGAKPVRPEPGTRSTGCCGKPVTSPCTSTEETPTDFIEVIPGTATPELEKGFTGQEHVVLSISGMTCTGCETKLKRTLGTLQSVQSLKTSLLLSRAELDLDVSAQSFDEVLKYLERTTEFKYERATDRGFRLDVIVPNASEFMKQAWPRGVTEMTLVDDGIIGVSFDARIIGARDLVEHGWGSPLSLASPRPDPTLQAGVKHVHHMGYMTILSIILTGIAYGSASLALATIVQTVIAGPFYPKALKALIFSRIIEMDLLIVLSTSAAYVFSVVSFGYVIAGQRLSTGEFFETSTLLVTLIMVGRYFAALARQKAVESISLRSLQAPTAILTDDSAANEKEIDVRLLQYGDIFKVAPDSQIPTDGTVIGGSSEVDESMITGESIPVDKSLGSAVVAGSVNGSGILIVKLTRLPVDNTISIIAGMVDQAKLSKAKVQDIADRVASYFVPVIVALTIITFVIWIAVGIAVRKQSGSRATTEAITYAITVLIVSCPCAIGLAVPMVIVIASGVAAERGIIFKGADSIELACKASHVVFDKTGTLTQGKLTVAIEHIDNASNTMSLLLGLVGSNKHPISAAVTAHLKAKGISPSTVPDTKLLTGKGVEGFAPGLILRAGNSRWLNLSSDPLVRSILEKGYTAFCFTINDNLAAVFGLEDSLRPDAREIVTKLQERGIFVHLLSGDDDGAVRSVARQLGIPAQNIRSRCTPGDKQAYIQALHNPLDQGSHKTRPTTIFVGDGTNDAVALATSTIGVHMNQETGTDVAKSAADVVLMLPSLLSILTMINISKKAVWRIKFNFGWSFVYNLFAILLGAGAFVDARIPPEFAGLGELVSVLPVVFAAVLLRWARV, from the exons ATGGTTTGTGAATCGGATCCTCGTAATACCTGCTCTTCTGGTTGCTGCGGCGAGCAAGACAAGGGGATCAAGACCAGGGATGCATCTGTTCCCCACACTTCTGACCGAGGGCCCACCGAGAGCCGTGGTTCCACCGAGAAACtacaggaagaagaccctAACAAGCCGAGCTGCTGCAAAGATAAGCCATCTCCTTGTTGTGATGTCTCTTGCCTTGATCGTATCGCCCTCCGCGAATGCCACAAAGAGCAGATTCTATCGTCTAATGAGGCATCTCCAA CTCCCGACTCCCAGCTGCCAAACTCCCGATGGAAAACCATGCGAGCAGCACCGTCTTTCGGCGCGGACCAG GAATCCTGCTGTGCACCGCCAAGACGCTTCTCCCTTGGTAAAGACCGTCGCTCCGCCGACTCTTGCTGCGCAGGGAGTATCACGAGGCCCAAGACACACCACAGCGCAAGTATAGAGGGTAGAGGAGAAAGCTGCTCAAGCGGGTGTTGCGGTCCTCCTAAGGCTCCCACAGTGGTTAAGCAGTGTCCTTCTACTAGCAAGGGGAAGGCCGCCGATTCTGGTAGTAGTTGCAGTAAACCTGAGACACCTGAATCTACTGGTGGGCATACCTCCGTTACGAATGGCGAGTTCAGAAACATCATCACGTATTCGAAGGGTTGTTGCGATAAACCAAATATGTTCCTGGTTCCAACTGCCGAACAATGTTCGTCTCctgaaaagggaaattctTGCCGGCGGGCCTGCTCGCCTAGTTGCCGCAGTAAGTCCAAACAAGCCTCCAGTGCCTGGTCTGGCGAGAAGCCCGATAAGCCAGCCTGCTCCTCTCCGTGCGGTAGTAAGCCTGAAGTGCCCTCCAATACTTTTCCTGGAGCAAAGCCTGTTAGACCTGAACCTGGTACCCGCTCAACTGGCTGCTGCGGCAAGCCCGTAACGTCCCCATGCACAAGCACCGAAGAAACGCCTACCGACTTCATCGAGGTCATCCCGGGTACCGCTACTCCTGAACTCGAAAAAGGATTTACTGGCCAGGAGCATGTTGTTCTGAGTATATCTGGAATGACATGTACTGGTTGCGAAACAAAGCTCAAGCGAACTTTGGGCACACTTCAGTCGGTCCAGAGCCTGAAAACTAGCTTGCTACTCTCCCGAGCAGAGCTTGATCTGGACGTCAGTGCTCAGTCATTCGATGAAGTGTTGAAGTATTTGGAAAGGACTACCGAGTTCAAGTATGAGCGAGCCACAGATCGTGGATTTCGCCTCGATGTTATCGTCCCCAACGCCTCTGAGTTCATGAAACAAGCCTGGCCCCGTGGCGTGACCGAGATGACCCTCGTGGACGATGGAATAATCGGCGTCTCTTTTGATGCGAGGATAATTGGAGCACGAGACCTAGTTGAACATGGCTGGGGTAGTCCTCTCAGCCTGGCTTCCCCTCGGCCTGACCCGACGCTCCAGGCTGGAGTCAAGCATGTACACCATATGGGATATATGACTATTCTGTCCATTATACTAACA GGAATCGCCTATGGCTCTGCATCGCTGGCACTAGCAACGATTGTCCAAACCGTCATTGCGGGCCCGTTCTACCCAAAAGCATTGAAAGCCTTGATCTTTTCTAGGATAATTGAGATGGATCTGCTCATTGTGCTGAGTACAAGCGCTGCCTACGTTTTCTCAGTCGTGTCATTTGGATATGTCATTGCGGGGCAACGACTCTCCACTGGTGAATTCTTCGAGACCAGCACATTGCTGGTTACTCTGATCATGGTTGGTCGATATTTCGCCGCACTCGCTCGTCAGAAAGCCGTCGAATCGATTTCACTTCGGTCACTACAGGCGCCTACTGCTATCCTCACGGACGACTCGGCGGCCAATGAAAAAGAGATTGATGTCAGACTGCTTCAATATGGGGACATCTTCAAGGTCGCTCCAGATTCTCAGATTCCTACCGATGGCACAGTCATCGGAGGCTCGTCAGAGGTCGATGAGTCAATGATTACTGGAGAGTCTATACCGGTAGACAAATCCCTTGGATCTGCCGTTGTTGCAGGATCTGTGAATGGTTCTGGGATCTTGATTGTCAAGTTGACGCGTCTCCCTGTGGACAATACAATCTCTATCATCGCAGGGATGGTAGATCAAGCAAAGCTTTCAAAAGCAAAGGTGCAGGATATCGCGGACCGAGTGGCGAGCTATTTTGTACCTGTGATAGTCGCTCTGACTATCATCACCTTCGTGATATGGATCGCCGTAGGCATTGCAGTTCGAAAACAGTCCGGGTCTCGAGCAACTACGGAGGCCATAACGTACGCTATCACTGTCCTGATTGTATCTTGTCCTTGCGCAATCGGCCTGGCAGTACCTATGGTAATCGTTATAGCCAGCGGCGTTGCTGCCGAGCGAGGCATTATTTTCAAGGGCGCAGACAGCATAGAACTCGCCTGCAAAGCTTCCCACGTGGTATTCGACAAGACCGGAACCCTCACCCAAGGCAAACTGACCGTCGCTATTGAGCACATAGACAACGCGAGCAATACCATGTCTCTACTTCTCGGTCTAGTTGGGAGTAACAAGCACCCAATCTCCGCCGCCGTTACTGCACATCTGAAAGCCAAAGGCATATCACCGTCTACTGTCCCTGATACAAAGCTACTAACCGGCAAAGGTGTAGAGGGTTTTGCACCAGGCCTTATTCTCCGCGCAGGAAACTCACGATGGCTCAACCTCTCGTCTGACCCGCTGGTCCGATCCATACTTGAAAAAGGCTATACAGCATTCTGCTTTACAATCAACGACAACCTCGCCGCCGTATTTGGCTTAGAAGACTCACTTCGCCCTGATGCCCGCGAAATCGTCACCAAGCTCCAGGAACGCGGTATATTCGTTCACCTTCTCTCAGGTGACGACGACGGCGCCGTCCGCTCTGTCGCAAGACAGCTCGGCATCCCAGCTCAAAACATCCGCTCCCGGTGCACTCCAGGCGATAAACAAGCCTACATCCAAGCCCTCCACAACCCACTCGACCAAGGATCTCACAAGACGAGACCAACAACAATCTTCGTTGGCGACGGCACAAACGACGCTGTCGCCCTCGCCACCTCCACAATCGGTGTACATATGAACCAAGAAACCGGCACCGACGTCGCCAAATCCGCTGCAGATGTCGTGCTCATGCTGCCGAGCCTACTAAGCATCCTGACGATGATCAACATCAGCAAGAAAGCCGTGTGGCGGATCAAGTTCAATTTTGGCTGGAGCTTTGTGTATAATCTGTTTGCGATCTTACTTGGTGCGGGCGCATTTGTGGACGCTAGGATTCCACCTGAGTTCGCGGGGTTGGGAGAGTTGGTTAGTGTCTTGCCTGTTGTTTTTGCGGCTGTTCTCTTGAGGTGGGCGAGGGTTTAA